The Clostridium sp. AWRP genome has a window encoding:
- the nadA gene encoding quinolinate synthase NadA, which produces MDKTFLINEINRLKKEKNACILAHNYQLPEVQDIADIVGDSFALSRAAAKMDNEVIVFCGVKFMAESAKILSPNKTVLLPSKYAGCPLAECIDEEQLMEEKEKHPEAAVVCYINSSTEVKAISDICCTSSNAVKVIESMDKDEILFVPDENLASYVAEKVTDKKIIPWSGGHCITHARITIEDVKKIKEEHPGAEMLVHPEVSKEIRDSAEFVGSTSQIIDYAKKSPNKEFIIGTEIGVLHKMKNDNPEKKFYLLSPRLVCQNMKMTTLKDVHNSLLNMEHEIFIPESMRIKALGSLEKMLRIE; this is translated from the coding sequence ATGGACAAAACATTTTTAATAAATGAAATAAATAGGTTGAAAAAAGAAAAAAATGCGTGCATATTGGCACATAATTATCAACTGCCAGAAGTTCAAGATATAGCAGATATTGTAGGGGATTCTTTTGCACTAAGTAGAGCTGCTGCTAAAATGGATAATGAAGTTATAGTATTTTGTGGGGTTAAATTTATGGCAGAAAGTGCAAAAATACTATCACCAAATAAAACAGTTTTACTTCCTTCAAAATATGCAGGATGTCCTTTAGCAGAATGTATAGATGAAGAGCAACTTATGGAGGAAAAAGAAAAGCATCCAGAAGCAGCTGTAGTATGTTATATAAATTCTTCTACTGAGGTTAAGGCTATAAGTGATATATGTTGTACGTCTTCTAATGCAGTTAAAGTTATAGAAAGCATGGATAAGGATGAGATATTATTTGTACCAGATGAAAATCTTGCCAGTTATGTAGCCGAAAAAGTTACAGATAAGAAAATCATACCTTGGTCAGGTGGTCACTGCATAACTCATGCCAGAATAACTATAGAAGATGTTAAAAAAATAAAGGAAGAGCATCCTGGAGCTGAAATGCTAGTACATCCTGAAGTTTCAAAAGAAATAAGGGATAGTGCTGAATTTGTTGGAAGTACGTCACAGATAATTGACTATGCAAAGAAATCACCAAATAAGGAATTCATCATAGGTACTGAAATAGGGGTACTTCATAAAATGAAAAATGATAATCCTGAGAAGAAGTTTTATTTATTAAGTCCAAGACTTGTGTGTCAAAATATGAAAATGACTACACTAAAAGATGTCCACAATTCTCTTTTAAATATGGAACATGAAATATTTATTCCTGAATCAATGAGAATAAAGGCATTGGGTTCCCTTGAGAAAATGTTACGTATTGAATAA
- a CDS encoding L-aspartate oxidase, with the protein MERRYLANYNVNSCESKSFDVVIIGAGIAGLYTALMLSKNLKVAVLSKKDVYDCDSYLAQGGIAASIQNDDRQLHVKDTINAGCYVNDLEAVNVLVNESEKAINDLVSLGVKFDKNSQGNFYRSFEGNHSIPRILHVNGDSTGKAIMEVLVNQAKNAPNIEIIPNIFALDIVDNKNKCCGIMTFYKNKFVYLKSKCCVIASGGIGQLFSKTTNVDVLTGDGIAMAIRAKVTLEDMEYIQFHPTALYSKNNEEKMFLISEAVRGEGAVLKNKCGNRFMKEYDSRMELAPRDIVARAISDQMKKTDSNYVYLDATMYEKKFLENRFNKIYSECKDNGIEMYKDYIPVTPAEHYFMGGIKVDLFGRASMENLYAVGECACTGAHGANRLASNSLMEALVFGKRAAEDILNKVKVIDEDNFENSEFIPQCKESHMNFSKLKQNLKILMENNLGIVRRIDNIKIALEVVDEVLFKFQYINFKSIEQVEVYNMYEVARSIIRATLESKTSIGSNYIEEYSKDNLVLR; encoded by the coding sequence GTGGAAAGAAGATATTTAGCAAACTATAACGTGAATTCCTGTGAAAGCAAGAGCTTTGATGTAGTTATAATTGGAGCAGGAATAGCAGGACTTTATACTGCTTTAATGCTTTCTAAAAATTTAAAAGTAGCGGTTTTAAGCAAAAAGGATGTATATGATTGTGATTCATATCTGGCTCAGGGAGGAATTGCAGCAAGTATACAAAATGATGACAGACAGCTTCATGTAAAGGATACTATAAATGCAGGATGCTATGTTAATGATTTGGAAGCTGTAAATGTACTTGTAAATGAATCTGAGAAAGCTATAAATGATTTGGTTAGTCTTGGAGTTAAATTTGATAAAAACTCCCAGGGTAATTTTTATAGGTCTTTTGAAGGAAATCATTCTATTCCAAGGATACTTCATGTAAATGGAGATTCTACAGGAAAAGCTATAATGGAGGTTCTTGTAAACCAGGCTAAAAATGCTCCCAATATAGAAATAATACCTAATATCTTCGCCCTGGATATTGTTGATAACAAAAATAAATGTTGTGGTATAATGACATTTTACAAAAATAAATTTGTTTATTTAAAATCAAAGTGCTGCGTAATAGCCTCTGGTGGAATTGGACAGTTATTTTCTAAAACTACTAATGTAGATGTACTTACAGGAGATGGAATTGCCATGGCAATAAGGGCAAAGGTAACCTTAGAAGATATGGAATACATTCAGTTTCATCCTACAGCTTTATACTCTAAAAATAATGAGGAAAAAATGTTTCTAATATCTGAAGCTGTAAGGGGAGAAGGTGCGGTACTTAAAAATAAATGTGGAAACAGGTTTATGAAAGAATATGATTCAAGGATGGAACTTGCTCCTAGGGATATTGTAGCTAGAGCAATTAGTGATCAAATGAAAAAAACTGATTCCAATTATGTTTATTTGGATGCTACTATGTACGAAAAAAAATTTTTAGAAAATAGATTTAATAAGATTTATAGTGAATGTAAAGACAATGGTATAGAAATGTATAAGGATTACATACCTGTAACTCCAGCTGAGCATTATTTTATGGGTGGTATTAAGGTGGATTTGTTTGGAAGAGCTAGTATGGAAAACCTTTATGCAGTCGGAGAATGTGCTTGTACTGGGGCTCATGGGGCAAACAGGCTTGCCAGCAATTCTTTAATGGAAGCCCTGGTTTTCGGAAAAAGGGCTGCGGAGGATATCTTAAATAAAGTAAAAGTTATAGATGAAGATAACTTTGAAAACAGTGAATTTATTCCTCAATGTAAAGAAAGTCACATGAACTTTTCAAAACTTAAGCAAAATCTGAAGATATTAATGGAAAATAATTTAGGAATAGTTAGAAGAATTGATAACATTAAAATTGCATTAGAGGTTGTAGATGAAGTTCTTTTTAAATTTCAATATATAAATTTTAAAAGTATTGAGCAAGTAGAAGTTTATAATATGTATGAAGTTGCTAGAAGTATAATTAGGGCTACTTTGGAAAGCAAGACTTCTATAGGAAGTAATTATATAGAAGAGTATTCTAAAGATAATTTAGTTTTGAGGTGA
- a CDS encoding amino acid permease, producing MDTNSKSNEQGQLKRTLKARHMNMIAIGGSIGTGLFFASGSAVSTAGPGGAVLAYVIMGILVYFLMTSLGEMATLLPISGSFETYATRFIDPALGFTLGWNYWFCWAICVAAELVAGSMIVKFWLPNTNTTLWSMLFLVIIFILNILSARIYGESEYWFASIKVVTIIVFLIVGVLMIFGILGGKSPGLSNWVLSDASGKKGPFVGGISAIINVFLVAGFSFSGTEIVGLAAGESENPEENVPKAIKNVFWRILLFYMGAIIVIGFLVPFTDPNLLKSGADNISYSPFTMVFKRSGLAIAASIMNAVILTSVLSCGNSGLYVASRMLYSLSKEGKAPKFLSKVNKHGVPTTALYATTVIACFAFFASLIGDGKIYYILYNASGITAFFAWLGIAICHYRFRKAYTAQGKNLKDLKYRAKLYPFAPIISIILCIIVIFGSNIWVFQAKTFSWFDFVTNYMCIPIFISLYIGYKIIKKTKIVPLKECNFEYNEDEKKPSA from the coding sequence ATGGACACAAATTCAAAATCAAATGAACAAGGTCAACTTAAAAGGACTCTAAAAGCCAGACATATGAACATGATCGCCATAGGAGGATCAATTGGAACCGGTTTATTTTTTGCCAGCGGCAGTGCTGTCAGCACAGCTGGACCTGGCGGTGCTGTTTTAGCTTATGTAATTATGGGAATTTTAGTTTACTTTTTGATGACATCCCTCGGCGAGATGGCAACACTTTTACCTATATCAGGATCTTTTGAAACTTATGCTACAAGATTCATTGACCCTGCATTAGGTTTTACCCTTGGATGGAATTACTGGTTTTGCTGGGCAATATGCGTTGCCGCTGAATTGGTTGCAGGTTCAATGATTGTTAAATTCTGGCTTCCAAATACCAATACTACTTTATGGAGTATGTTATTTTTAGTAATAATTTTTATCTTAAATATTCTTTCAGCAAGAATTTACGGTGAAAGTGAATATTGGTTTGCAAGTATTAAAGTTGTCACAATTATAGTATTCCTTATAGTAGGTGTTCTCATGATATTTGGCATTTTAGGTGGAAAATCACCTGGATTAAGTAATTGGGTACTATCAGATGCTTCTGGGAAGAAAGGACCTTTTGTTGGCGGAATATCTGCTATTATTAATGTATTTTTGGTTGCAGGATTTTCTTTCTCCGGAACAGAAATAGTTGGCCTTGCTGCAGGTGAATCGGAAAATCCTGAAGAAAATGTTCCTAAAGCTATAAAAAATGTTTTCTGGCGTATTTTACTATTTTATATGGGGGCAATTATAGTAATTGGGTTTTTAGTACCTTTCACCGATCCAAACTTATTAAAAAGTGGTGCAGATAATATTTCATACAGTCCTTTTACCATGGTATTTAAAAGATCTGGTCTGGCAATTGCGGCAAGTATTATGAATGCAGTAATTTTAACATCTGTTCTCTCCTGCGGTAATTCAGGTCTTTATGTAGCTTCACGTATGCTTTATTCCCTATCCAAAGAAGGGAAAGCACCTAAATTTTTATCAAAAGTAAACAAACATGGTGTCCCTACAACTGCTTTATACGCCACAACTGTTATTGCTTGTTTTGCTTTTTTCGCCTCTCTGATTGGAGATGGGAAAATATATTATATACTATATAATGCTTCTGGTATCACAGCCTTCTTTGCATGGTTAGGTATAGCTATCTGCCATTATAGATTTAGAAAAGCATACACTGCACAAGGCAAAAATTTGAAAGATTTAAAATATAGGGCTAAATTATATCCATTTGCACCTATTATATCTATTATACTTTGTATAATTGTTATATTCGGTTCTAATATATGGGTATTTCAAGCTAAAACATTTAGCTGGTTTGATTTTGTAACAAATTATATGTGTATTCCTATATTTATATCTTTGTATATTGGATATAAGATTATTAAGAAGACAAAAATAGTACCTCTTAAAGAATGTAACTTTGAGTATAATGAAGATGAAAAAAAGCCATCAGCTTAG
- the nadC gene encoding carboxylating nicotinate-nucleotide diphosphorylase produces the protein MNYLIVDKLIKNALIEDINYGDVTTDNLLLESEVSKGRFIAKESGVIAGIYVAKRVFEIVDSSIRFNVKVKDTSKVEKGDVIVELEGNSKSILKGERVALNILQRMCGIATKTNKMVDLVKDYDVKIVDTRKTLPGFRILDKYSVTAGGGYNHRMNLSDFVMIKDNHIRAVGSITEAVKRIKSKIPFTAKVEVEVENLDQLKEAVNTEVDVIMLDNMDVDTMKKAVKFVDKKFILEASGNVTEDTIVDIASTGVDIISIGSLTHSVKAMDISLRFI, from the coding sequence TTGAATTACTTAATAGTTGATAAGTTAATAAAAAATGCTCTTATAGAAGATATAAATTACGGTGATGTTACTACAGATAATTTGCTTTTAGAAAGTGAAGTTTCAAAAGGAAGATTTATTGCAAAGGAGTCAGGTGTTATTGCTGGAATTTATGTGGCTAAAAGAGTATTTGAAATTGTGGACAGCAGTATAAGATTCAACGTCAAGGTAAAAGATACTTCTAAAGTGGAGAAAGGTGATGTTATTGTAGAACTAGAGGGAAATTCTAAATCTATATTAAAAGGAGAAAGGGTTGCCCTTAATATACTTCAAAGAATGTGTGGAATTGCAACTAAAACTAATAAGATGGTTGATTTAGTAAAGGATTATGATGTGAAAATAGTAGATACAAGAAAAACTCTTCCTGGATTTAGAATTTTGGATAAGTATTCTGTTACAGCAGGAGGAGGATACAATCACAGGATGAATTTGTCTGATTTTGTAATGATTAAAGATAATCACATAAGGGCAGTAGGTTCTATAACGGAAGCCGTAAAAAGAATAAAAAGTAAAATTCCATTTACAGCTAAAGTAGAAGTAGAAGTAGAAAATCTCGATCAGCTGAAAGAAGCGGTTAATACTGAAGTTGATGTAATTATGTTGGATAATATGGATGTAGATACTATGAAAAAGGCTGTGAAATTTGTAGATAAAAAGTTTATTTTAGAAGCTTCAGGAAATGTCACCGAAGATACTATAGTAGATATTGCCTCTACTGGTGTTGATATAATATCTATAGGTTCTCTTACACATTCTGTAAAAGCAATGGATATAAGTTTAAGATTTATCTGA
- a CDS encoding methyl-accepting chemotaxis protein produces MISINELDYVKRMCESQAEMIPGGVVYFITEKSKVVWKKESKIFDMKSMDIGFDLSQHNLRLKALEEKKNVTENISKSKYGALKIFEEPITDENGQVTGVFCSVFLKSHPVAKAFKNFAPILVEMFPEGAFFILSDLEKVTSVQRSEKFDIPAIKPGVSFLDNPASVVSKAIQTKKFASENIDALGDLGAVRMATYPLCDEDTGDVVGTFGMIIPRGVTVNLKNMSNDLTENITGVSSTIEELAASASEIHTNEQNLDNEIKQIISLSEEINEVSSLIKGISDETKMLGLNASIEAARAGDAGKGFGVVAQEIRKLSEQSRSTVPKIAKLTDNIKEKVESSSKMSQNSLTSSQEQAAATQEITASIEEITSMSENLNQIVNSL; encoded by the coding sequence CGGAAATGATACCAGGTGGGGTAGTATATTTTATTACTGAGAAAAGTAAAGTTGTTTGGAAAAAGGAATCAAAGATATTTGATATGAAGTCAATGGATATTGGATTTGATTTAAGTCAACATAATTTAAGATTAAAAGCATTAGAGGAAAAGAAAAATGTTACAGAGAACATTTCAAAATCTAAATATGGAGCACTTAAAATTTTTGAAGAACCTATAACTGATGAAAATGGACAAGTTACTGGGGTGTTTTGTTCTGTATTTTTAAAATCACATCCTGTAGCAAAGGCATTTAAGAATTTTGCACCAATATTAGTTGAAATGTTTCCAGAAGGAGCTTTTTTTATTTTATCTGACTTGGAAAAGGTTACTAGTGTACAGCGATCTGAAAAATTTGATATACCTGCTATTAAGCCGGGAGTTTCATTTTTAGATAATCCTGCATCTGTAGTAAGTAAGGCGATTCAAACTAAAAAATTTGCATCAGAGAATATAGATGCTTTAGGGGACTTAGGAGCTGTTAGGATGGCAACTTATCCATTATGTGATGAGGATACAGGTGATGTTGTGGGTACTTTTGGAATGATTATACCTAGAGGGGTTACAGTGAATTTGAAAAATATGTCCAATGATCTTACGGAGAATATTACAGGAGTATCCTCTACTATTGAAGAATTAGCTGCTTCAGCATCTGAAATACATACAAATGAGCAGAATCTGGATAATGAAATAAAACAAATAATATCTTTGTCGGAAGAGATAAATGAAGTATCTTCTTTAATAAAAGGTATTTCAGATGAGACTAAGATGCTTGGATTAAATGCCTCAATTGAAGCAGCTAGGGCAGGAGATGCTGGAAAAGGTTTTGGAGTAGTTGCACAAGAAATCAGAAAATTATCAGAACAGTCAAGAAGTACAGTGCCTAAAATTGCAAAGTTAACAGATAATATCAAGGAAAAGGTTGAATCTTCTAGCAAGATGAGTCAGAATTCATTGACTTCAAGTCAAGAGCAGGCAGCGGCTACACAGGAAATAACAGCTAGTATAGAAGAAATTACATCTATGTCAGAAAATTTAAATCAAATTGTAAATAGTTTATAA